The stretch of DNA CGGAATATTCTTCGGGACTGAACTCTTTGGATCAGAACATCTGGGTGCTTGAGGATAACCTGTCTTGGTATCGCGGAAACCACACGTTCACCTTCGGAACACACAATGAAGTGTACGATATGAAGAACGCTTTTATACAGAATCTCAATGGTCAATACACCTATAACGGCATCAAAGCCTTTATGGACGACAACGCCTCGAGTTTCATTTGGAAGTATTCCGACGAGAATATTACAGGTACCAAGGCCTGGAAAACGCCCTTTAAGAGCGGCCAATTGGGCTTTTACGCACAGGATAAGTGGGACATCAACACACTGTTGCAACTCACCTACGGGCTCCGCTTCGACCTTCCGATCTATCTCAACAGTCCTTCCACCAACCCAGAGTTCAATACCACCGACTATTCTACAAAGAACAATGCCGTGGTAGGCCGTAAACCCAAATCGATGTTGATGGTTTCGCCGCGCATAGGCTTCCGTTGGTACGCCGACGACAGTCACAAAACGATGATCAGAGGCGGACTGGGCATCTTCAATGGACGTGCTCCTTTCGTATGGATAGAAAACGCTTGGGCCAACACGGGCGTGGAATTGAAAGGCGTTACGATATATAGTCCGCACGCACCTTCATTCAGAACCTATGGTACCAACGTGGAAGCAGCGGCCCATTCGGCTGCAGGCAAAGCTGACAAGCCCGATATCTGCACCATCGACCCCAAGTTTAAGTTCCCACAAGTGCTTCGTGCCAACCTGGCTTGGGAGCAACAATTGCCTTGGAACATGAAGTTCTCCTTGGAAGCTCTCTATTCTAAGAATCTGAACAACGTTTGGTTTGAAAACCTGGCCTTGATAGATGAGGGCAAAAAGGTGTATGCCGTGAATGCCGACTACGCTAATTCGGGCACGATTTACTACACCAGCAAAGCCGGAAGCTACCGAAGCATCATCAACATGACCAATACCAACAAGGGATATAGCTATTCTTTGAGCGGAATGTTGGAGAAATCGTTCCGTTTCGGACTCGATTTGATGATGAACTACACCTTCGGACGCTCTTACTCTGTTAACGATGGAACCTCTTCTGTGGCCTTTTCCAACTGGGGATATTATTATAATGTAGACCCCAACGCTCCCACTTTGGCTCCCTCAATGTTCGATGTTCCGCATCGTTTCATGGCTACTGTAGCCTACAACTCGAAGCGTTACGGTGGCGGACGCTGGCAAACCCACGTGTCTCTCACCTATAACGGTACCAGCGGACAGCGTTACAGTCTCACGATGAGCGACAATTCCAACGCCTCTTTCAATGGCGATTACCGTCGAGGCAACACCCTATTATATATCCCCACGGCAGAAGAGCTCGCTAAAATGAAGTTCTCGGACATCAAAAACAAGGCCGGCCTCGTAACGGTCACAGCCGCTCAGCAACGCGATGCCTTTGAGGCCTGGATTCAGAATGACAGTTATGCACGCAAACATCGTGGACAATACGCCACGCGCAACTCGCATCTCACACCGTGGGAGAACCATTTCGACCTGCATTTCTCACAAGATTTCTTCTATCTCAAAGAGCGTGGCAGCAAGGTTGAACTCGTGTTCGACATACTGAACGTGGCCAATTTGCTCAACAAGAAGTGGGGAACGAGCTACTCTTCGGTATATAACATCGACAAATTGGCCGTGAACAAAACCACAGCAGATGCCAATGGAAATCAAATCGGCGACTTCTCGTTCTACGATAACACAACCAACATCAACGATGTAGACAGTCGTTGGCACGCACAAATCGGCTTGCGCGTCACGTTCTAACCCATCGTTACCCCAACCAAAATGGGCAGACACACAAGCGGTCTGCCCATTTTTTTGTTATCTTTGCAAGGAGAACAAGCTGTGTGAGGCCTCTCAATAAGGCCTCAACGCTGTTTCTAACCATTCATCAACCCCTCTATTCACATCCCTATCAACAATGACAATAGACTTCAATCACCTGGAAGAGGTGAAAATCGACGGATTTAAAGGTGGAAAAGGCGAACTCTGCATGCGCAGTTTTGCCGATGAGAAGTGTCGAATCATGCACGGTGTGCTCAGACCCGGAGCCTCAAGCGGACTTCACTGCCACAGCGAAAACAGTGAGATCCTTTATGTTTTGAGCGGCGCAGCCACTTTCTACTGCGACGGAGAGCAGGAAATCGTCCGCCCGGGACAAGTGCATTATTGCCCAATGGGCCACTCTCACTATATGGAAAACAACGAAACAGAAGACTTGGTCTACCTGGCCATCGTCCCCGAACATCATTGATACAGGCTCTTCTCTCCATTTCTCAATCTCTCCGCCCAGTTTTATCACCCGTTTATCCCCTCGAATAGTTGTCGGACATCACTTTCCGACAGAGTCGTCTACAAGCAAAAAGAAAGGGGAAGCTGTCTTGACAGCTTCCCCTTTCAAGGCATTTGGTTCTTTAATGTAGTAGATTTATCTTCAGCATCCTTCCAATGAGTTGAAGAATTGGTCATCAAACTGAAGCGGTGCAAAGGTATATATAAAATGATGACCATGCGAATAAAATCGCAATAAAATAAAAATTTTTACAAGAAAAAAGAGAATTAGTCGCAGAAGAAAGAGGAAAAGAAAAATAAACCTCTGAAAACAAACAAGACAAAAACGATCAAAGACACAGAAAAAAGAAAAGAAACGGCATCTGAAAAAGAAGACCAAAAGGCTTAAAGAAAAGAACACTTCATTCTAAGTCTTTTTATTTACATGCAAGTTTGGGATATATTCGGAACACTCTCCTATCCGTTCACTCCCTTGCCCCTCTGTTTTGGCTCCACAGAAAGCGACATGCCATCCCATATCCGACAGTCAACAAATCTTAAAGGAATCCTCTTCTTTTAACTTGTCTTTTTGAGATCAAATAGAAAAAGGAAAGAGGCGGAAGACCGAAAAACGACCTCTGTCCTATTCAACTCTGAGCACTCGAGGTGCAAAAGCCAAGAGATGAAAATACAAAAGCTAAGAAAACGACTTGCAAAACCTAAGAGAATGGAATACGGAAAAACACCCTTTGCATACGCTAAACAACGTTTTTAGCTCCATTTTTCCTTATTTTCTTCCTACGAAAAACATCTCTTTCGTCATCTAACCCCTACCCCATTCAGGCAACTATTTATCAGTCAGCACCTTACATTACATCCTCCTAAACCTCGTCAGACTGCGCTATTTCAAGCCTCCGGAAAGTTTTTTCCGTACAATCGATTCTCATCCGCCTTTCAGCCCTTTAGTTTTAACTATTCATGCTATTAAATTAAGTTTTATTATATATATTCTACCCTCGCTCACTTCTATCACCAAGAAAACAAAAAAGCCCCAAACAGCGTTCTGATGCCCATCTTTCCCAACGTTCAACACCGAACAACTGCACGGCATAAAAAATGCAAAAAACCGATTTTACTTAGATTTTTTCTATATAGCCATTTCGCCTTTCATTTGAAAATGTGTATATTTGCAGCTCATAATCTTTATTAATAAAAAGTATTACAGCCATGAGAGTAATCATAAAGGCAGATTATGACGGACTGTCCACTTGGGCAGCTGAACACGTCATCGAGTGTATTAACAAGGCAAAGCCCACCAAGGAGCATCCCTTTGTGCTGGGGCTGCCCACCGGTTCTACGCCCATCGGCATGTACAAAGCCTTAGTGCAGGCATGCAAAGAGGGCCGGGTGTCGTTCAAAAACGTCGTAACGTTCAACATGGACGAGTATGTAGGACTGCCGGTCGAGCATCCCGAGAGTTACCATTCTTTCATGTACCGCAACCTTTTCGACCATATCGACTGTCCGAAAGAGAACGTACACATCTTAAACGGTAACGCCGAGAACTGGGAAGAGGAGTGTTGCGCCTACGAAGCAGCCATTCGGGCCGCTGGAGGCATCGATCTCTTCATCGGAGGCGTAGGTGTCGACGGGCATTTGGCTTTCAACGAACCGGGCTCTTCGCTCACATCGCGCACCCGTCGCATGCCGCTCACAACCGATACGCGGGTGGTGAACTCGCGCTTCTTCGACAACAAGGTGGAGAACGTTCCCGAATTTGCACTCACTGTGGGTGTTGGCACCGTGATGGACGCAAGAGAAGTGATGGTGCTCATCAATGGACACGGCAAAGCAGGGGCTCTTCGCGATGCCGTTGAAGGCCCTGTGACACACATGAGAACTGTCAGTGCCCTGCAAATGCACGAAAATGGTATCATCGTATGCGACGAAGCGGCTACCGACGAACTGAAAGTGGCAACATATAAGTATTTTAAAGATATAGAAAGGGCCTGAATCATGCGTTTAAACCTAAGTTCGGAAATCGTATTGAACAAGATTCCCGAAGAGTATTACCATCCTAAAACAGCCGTAGAACGGTCTGAAATCACTCGCTGCGAGAAGATTCCGACAAATATTTTCCCGAAATTGGAAGAGGGTGCAGCCCATATCGCAGATGCCATAGAGGCAGAAATCCAACTCAAAAAGGACCAGGGTAAAACCTGTGTTGGGCTTGGGCACGGGCAACTCTCTCACCCCGGTGTTCGCCGAACTCATCAAACGACACAAAGCAGGACATTTGAGCTTCGCCAATGTCGTAGTTTTCAATGCCTACGAGTATTTTCCACTCAACAAAGAGAATCCTCACAGCAGCATTCGACAATTGAAAGAGCGGTTGCTCGATCATGTCGACATCGCTCCCGAGAATGTGTTTACACTCGACGGAACGGTTCCGCAGGAGATGGTGAACAGCAGTTGCAAACAATATGAGCAGCGAATTGCCGACATGGGCGGCATAGATGTAATGCTATTGGGCATCGGAAGAATGGGAAACATTGCGACCAACGAGCCCGGAAGCGGACTGAACTCCACCTCACGACTGATTCTGATCGATGCCGTTTCGCGCGAAGAAATGACGATGAGCTTCGGTTCCAACGAGGCTGTTCCCCCTTGTTCTATCACAATGGGTATCTCTACAATTCTGGCAGCACGCAAAGTGTTCGTCACTGCCTGGGGCGAAGACAAGGCTGACATCATCCAAAAGACGGTGGAAGAACACGTCAGTGATGCACTGCCGGCATCTTTCTTGCAGACACACAAGGATGCAAGTGTAATAATCGACCTACCCGCAGCATCGCGCCTCACACGAATCGTGCATCCATGGCTCGTCACTTCGTGCAAATGGACTGACAAACTGGTGCGTTCGGCCTTGGTTTGGCTGTGCCAACTTACAGGGAAACCTATCCTAAAACTCACCAATAAAGATTATAACGAGAACGGACTGAGCGAACTACTCGCGCTCTATGGCTCGGCTTACAATGCGAATATCAAGATTTTCAATGATCTTCAGCATACCATTACAGGCTGGCCGGGCGGCAAACCCAATGCCGACGATACCTATCGACCTGAACGCGCAACACCATTCCCCAAACGTGTCATTATCTTCTCTCCCCATCCCGACGATGATGTCATCTCGATGGGCGGCACTCTGCGCCGATTGGTTGAGCAAGGACATGAGGTGCATGTGGCTTATCAAACCTCCGGGAATATTGCAGTGGGAGATGAGGAGGTGATTCGCTTCATGCACTTCATCAATGGCTTTAATCAGCTCTTCGCAGGAGACTCGGATACTGTCATTAAAAATAAGTATCGCGAGATAAAAGACTTCCTCAAACAGAAGAAAGACAGCATTGGCGACACGCGAGACATCCTTACTATCAAGGGTTTGATTCGTCGTGGCGAGGCAAGAACAGCCTCTACCTATAACGATATTCCATTAGACCGCGTTCATTTCCTTGATTTGCCCTTCTATGAGTCGGGAAAAATTGAGAAATTACCTATGGGCGAGGCCGACGTAAAGGTGGTTCGTGAATTCATTCACAGCATTCAGCCACACCAGATTTATGTCGCCGGCGATCTGGCCGACCCACATGGAACTCATAAAAAGTGTACCGATGCCGTGTTTGCAGCCTTAGACGAGGAACTAAAGGCCGGAGAACAGTGGCTCGACGACTGCCGTGTGTGGATGTATCGCGGAGCTTGGGCCGAATGGGAGATAGAGAATATCGAGATGTGCGTACCGATGAGCCCGGAAGAATTGCGGGCAAAACGCAACTCGATCCTTAAACACCAGTCGCAAATGGAGAGTGCACCGTTCCTCGGAAACGATGAACGACTGTTCTGGCAACGGTCGGAAGACCGCAATCGGGGCACTGCTGAACTCTATGATAAGCTGGGATTGGCTTGCTATGAGGCCATGGAGGCATTCGTAGAATATAAGTTCAAGGAGATGTAAACCCGTCTACCTATCATGATTTTTCTCCTGTCGGATTTATTTTACCTATCCAACCGATACGCAATTGGTCCGATTCGTACGATAAATCCGGCAGGAATATCTTTATATTGCTAACGAAAACAACCTATGGAAGAGAAAAAATTACAACAAATCGTTTCACACTTCAAAACGAAAGGCGAAGCAAAAGAAGTGCAACCACTGGGAAACGGACTCATTAACGACACTTACAAAGTAACAATTGCGGGTGAAAATACACCTCGTTATGTGCTGCAACGCATCAATAACACCGTGTTTAAAGATGTGGAATTGCTGCAAAAAAATATCGAACAAGTGACCCATCACCTACGCAAGAAGCTCGAAGAGAAAGGCGTAGACGACATCGACCGTCGCGTTCTCTCCTTTTTGAAATCTGAAACCGGCAAAACCTACTGGCGAGAAGCCGACGAAACTTATTGGAGAATGATGTTATTCATCCCCGATGCCTATACCTTCGAAACTGTGAACGAGAAGTATTCACATGCCGCAGGGTTGGCTTTCGGCGAGTTCCAGGCAGCATTAGTAGACCTGCCCGCTCAACTCGGAGAGACCATTCCCAATTTTCACAACATGGAAGTGAAGTACAATCAGTTGCGCGAAACCATGAAGACCGATCCCGCCAAGCGACTTTCGTCGGTTCTTCCTATGGTGAACGAGATTGAAACACACGTAGAAGAGATGTGCAAAGCCGAGAGACTCTTTCGCGAAGGTAAGCTTCCCAAACGCATTTGCCACTGCGACACGAAGGTAAACAATATGATGTTCGATGCAGAAGGCAACATCCTGTGCGTCGTCGATCTGGATACGGTGATGCCCAGCTTTGTTTTCTCAGACTATGGAGACTTCCTTCGCTCCGCAGCTAACCTCACAGCGGAAGACGATGCCGATCTTTCGCACGTCGGTTTCAACATGAATATCTTCAAAGCCTTTACCAAAGGTTATCTCACATCAGCCGGAAGCTTCCTCACCTCTATCGAAATCGAGAATCTTCCCTATGCGGCTGCACTCTTTCCTTTTATGCAATGCGTGCGTTTCCTCAACGATTATCTTTGCGGCGACGTCTATTGGAAGATCAAATACCCCGAACACAACCTCGATCGAGCCCGGAATCAGTTCCAACTCTTTAAAAGCGTCTGCGAACACGCAGAAGAAATGTCGCATTTCATCGAAGAATGCACTGCCAACAAAGAAAAAGCGTCATGAAAAAGTATATTGCAAAGCCACTGTTCGAGGCAGAAGTGCGAGCAAAAGATGTTCCGGCACTGCTCGATAAAGCCGGAATCGGTTTTGAGAAAATAGCCGAAGCCAATTGGAGCACAGAATTTCCGTATACGCCGCAGGTACAATTCCGACTGGCATACAGTGGCAATCACCTTCTGTTGCACTATCAAGTAGAAGAAGACAGCGTGCGTGCTGTAGCACCAACAGACAACGGACGCGTGTGGGAAGATTCATGTTGCGAGTTTTTTGTTAGTCCTGTAGCCGACAACACCTATTATAACATCGAGTGCAATTGTGCTACGCGTCTGCTGATAGGCTTCGGTGACAGTAGAGAAGGTCGTATTCACGCCCCGGAAGAAGTGCTAAGAAAAGTAGATCGCTGGTCGTCGTTGGGCTACGAGCCCCTCGAAGAGAAAGTGGGAAGATGCTCTTGGCAGTTGGCTCTCGCCATTCCGGTGGACGTTTTCTTCCGACACACAGAACTTTCGCTAAAAGGTAAAACCCTGCGAGCCAACTTTTACAAATGCGGAGACAAGCTACAGCAAATGCATTTCCTGTCCTGGAACCCTATCGATGTTCCCAAGCCCGACTTCCACCGCCCCGATTTCTTCGGTGAAGTGGTCTTTCAATAACCGTCACCTATAAGTCTTTTTCCTTGTCGAAGAAAGGAAAATACAGATGCGAACCACCTCAAATTGGACACCCGATGCAAGTCAAGCCCGTATCATTGCTCTGCAACAGGGTCACCATTTGGTGCTGGCACCGCCCGGATGCGGTAAAACTCAGATCCTGACCGAGCGCATCCAACAGGCCCATCGCCAAGGTCTTCCCTATCGAGACATGCTCTGTCTCACTTTCACCAATCGTGCCGCGCGAGGCATGGCCGAACGAATCGATCATCAGATTACCGATGAAGACCGGCACGAAATCTACGTTGGAAACATTCATCGCTTCTGCTCGCGCTTCCTGTTCGAGAACGGACTCGTTCCATCCGAGTCCTCTATCATCGACGATGACGACTCCGTTAGCATTCTGACACGTTACACCGGTGACGACGAATGCCGACTCGCAGAAGACATTCGACGAAGAAGAGGCCTCCACGAACTTGTTTTTCTCTCGCACCTGGTGCACCAAATCAAGCATGGTCATCCCAAAAATCTGCGGTTACATGCCGACTGTATCAGCGAGGAAGACGTCAAAGCGATGCGTAAAATTTGTGAGATGGAGCAGACCGACTTCACCCCACAAGCTCTGATTCGCATCTACGAGCAGGCCGATATCTACGAGTCGGCAGCACAAGAGATGACAACCGATTACGCAACACAGTGCATCCTCCTCGAATTACTGCGAAAAATGACGCTCGCCCAACAGTATGAACAATACAAAAAGGCGAACAAACTACTGGATTTCGAAGACCTGTTGCTCCTCACCTACGATGCCCTTAGCAGCGATCAGTCCAAGGAATACCGCCGATACAGCTGGATTCAGGTAGACGAAGTGCAAGATCTAAACCCGTTGCAACTGGCCATTGTCGATGCCATCACAGCAGAATCATCGCCCACGGTGATGTATCTCGGCGACGAACAGCAAGCTATTTTCTCTTTCATGGGAGCTCAACTCCACACGCTCAGCTTACTTCGCGCACGCTGTGGCGACAATGTTCACCATCTTGCCATCAATCATCGGTCGCCTAAATATCTGCTCGACGTCTTCAACACCTACGCCCGCGAAGTACTGCACGTCGATGCCAACCTGCTGCCCACTGCCGATAATCACATTCAAGGCACCGGCAACGAACTGCAAATGATAGCCAGCAGCGGACTTGCCACCGAATTAGAAGACACCGCTCGCCTTGCCAGCATCCTGCAAAACCAAGCATCTCAGGAGACCACCGCCATCATTGTGAGTGCCAATCGCGATGCCGACGAAATCAGTTCTGCCCTCCGTCGGCAAGGCCTTGCCCACTTCAAGGTGTCTGGAGAAGACCTTTTTGCCACCCCCGAAGTGAAACTTCTCTTCGCCCATCTCAACCTTCTGTCCAACCCCCACAACTTCATTGCCTGGGCACGACTGCTCAAGGGATTGCACATTTTTGAGGGAAACACCGCTGCCCGCAACTTCGTTCAGTCGCTTTTCCGTTGTTCTATGTCGCCGGCCGACCTGTTAGAATTTCCCGATGGCAGTTATATCGAGAACTTCCTACATCTCTTCGACACCCGAGAAATAGTTGTTTTCGACACCGAGACCACCGGTCTCAACGTCTTTGAAGACGATATTGTGCAGATTGCCGCCGTGAAAATGCGGAATGGCCAAGTGGTTCCCGGTAGTCGTTTCAACGTTTTCATCGCCACCGAGCGTCCCGTTCCGCAGCTGTTGGGCAGCCTTCCCAACCCCATTCTTCAAGAACTTACCCGCAACACCCTGCTACCCGCAGCCGAAGCCTTACGTCAGTTTATGCAATATGCCGGCAACGGGGTATTGTTGGGCCATAATGCCGACTACGATTACCACATTCTCGACCACAACCTGCGGCGATATTGCCCCGACATCAGCTTAGAAAAGCAGCATCCCACCTATCTTGATTCGCTCAGAATCATCCGTTTGCTCCAGCCCCATCTGCGGCAATACAAACTGAAAGCCCTACTCGAGACGTTGCAACTCGAAGGTGAAAACTCGCACCTGGCCGACGAAGACGTGATGGCCACAGTGAGTCTAACGGCCTGGTGCTATGCAAAAGCTCAAGAGAAAATCCCTCTTCAGCGAGCGTTTCTTGCCAAAAGTCGTGTTCAGGAATGTGCCAACGCCTTGCGAAAACGATACAGTGAGCCTTATTTCGCAGCCCGCTCACGTCTCTACATCCGATTATCGCAAAACGAGGAAGCCGCTTTGGTGCAGGAACTCAAGAGCTTTCGCCGCCTACTCTCTGCCGAAGAGCTTCTTCAACCCGTCAAAAACCTGAACTACATCTACACCTTTCTTCAAGCCGATTTGCTGGATGTGTCGTCCGAACCCTCGCTCGTCGAACAGCTATCCAACCACATCCTCGAAATCAACACCCTGAAAGAAGCCGATCTTTGCAGCAGTCACGTTATCGACGAGCGCATTTTTGTCACCACCGTACACAAGGCCAAAGGACTCGAGTTCGACAACATCATCCTCTTCGATGCCATCGATTCGCGCTATCCCAACTACTACACACAGTCGGTTCCGCGGCTTTTCAACGAAGAGGCCCGCAGGTTCTACGTGGCCATCACTCGTGCTCGCCGGCGTCTTTTCGTTCTATGGTCGCTTGCACGTGAAGGTTTTGGCGGTACGTCCCGCCCCAATCAACTCACCCGATTCATGACTCCCATCCTCCACTTCTTCACCGAGGGCTAATCCATCGTTATCTCTTTGGTTCTCAACATCTTATTTAAACGTTTTATAAAAGCTAAGAAAATGAATTGCAAAAGCTAAGAAAACAGCATGTAAAAGCTAAGAAAATGGACTGCGTTTTCTTAGCTTTTGCAGCTCTATTTCTTCATTTCTGTTTTTTATTCTCTTTGTTCTTACTCCTCACAAAGAGTCAGCACGGTTGTTTTTACCTTTTTAGTTGCTCTGCCACCTCGCATAATTCCCTATACCATTCCTCTCCGAATCGACGGATGAGAGGCGCCTTCAGAAAACGATAGATAGGCAAATCGAGTTCGCATCCCTTCTTGACGGCCGGCCTACAAACCTCCCAACGATGATAATTCAGCCCCACGATGCCACCCGGAAATTCTTTGGCGCGGATGGGATAAAGAGCACACGAGAGAGGTTTACAGAACGCACTCCGCCCCATACGGTGCGCGCGCTCCAACGCACAGAGGCACATTCCGTCTTCATAACAGGTGAAAACGCAATCTTTTCCGTTCAC from Prevotella sp. oral taxon 475 encodes:
- a CDS encoding carboxypeptidase regulatory-like domain-containing protein, which produces MQKRLLFLFAIVTLFTSSLMAQVTTSSINGKVVAGGEEVVGATIVAIHNPSGTRYNGVTNEKGRYSIQGMRVGGPYTVTISYVGYKNEVFENINLALGEASVFNADLKENARLLGEVTVTGKAGASGMGASTHFSKTQIDNTPTVNRDIYDVAKLSPLVNVSKKGGITIAGTNNRYNSFQIDGMVSNDVFGLAQSGTNGGQTGANPISLDAIEQIQVVASPFDIRQSGFTGGAINAITKSGTNQFKASAYTYYTDENLYGRWNQRYNKKDKYQNEVTKTFGATFGGPIIKDKLFFFASAEYKKNTYPASYYADAPGYFMTSEVAKAIAERYAQVTGIKEAYNRRDIDTQAFSLMGRLDWNINNDNKFSFRYQFNNAYKDAYAAGYKSYMFNNSGFRRNNKMHSFVAELNSHLSQSLYNELRAGLTLVRDHRSIPYSGPTIYIQKAGHYNVATNTESSGDNSVSIGTEYSSGLNSLDQNIWVLEDNLSWYRGNHTFTFGTHNEVYDMKNAFIQNLNGQYTYNGIKAFMDDNASSFIWKYSDENITGTKAWKTPFKSGQLGFYAQDKWDINTLLQLTYGLRFDLPIYLNSPSTNPEFNTTDYSTKNNAVVGRKPKSMLMVSPRIGFRWYADDSHKTMIRGGLGIFNGRAPFVWIENAWANTGVELKGVTIYSPHAPSFRTYGTNVEAAAHSAAGKADKPDICTIDPKFKFPQVLRANLAWEQQLPWNMKFSLEALYSKNLNNVWFENLALIDEGKKVYAVNADYANSGTIYYTSKAGSYRSIINMTNTNKGYSYSLSGMLEKSFRFGLDLMMNYTFGRSYSVNDGTSSVAFSNWGYYYNVDPNAPTLAPSMFDVPHRFMATVAYNSKRYGGGRWQTHVSLTYNGTSGQRYSLTMSDNSNASFNGDYRRGNTLLYIPTAEELAKMKFSDIKNKAGLVTVTAAQQRDAFEAWIQNDSYARKHRGQYATRNSHLTPWENHFDLHFSQDFFYLKERGSKVELVFDILNVANLLNKKWGTSYSSVYNIDKLAVNKTTADANGNQIGDFSFYDNTTNINDVDSRWHAQIGLRVTF
- a CDS encoding cupin domain-containing protein, translating into MTIDFNHLEEVKIDGFKGGKGELCMRSFADEKCRIMHGVLRPGASSGLHCHSENSEILYVLSGAATFYCDGEQEIVRPGQVHYCPMGHSHYMENNETEDLVYLAIVPEHH
- the nagB gene encoding glucosamine-6-phosphate deaminase produces the protein MRVIIKADYDGLSTWAAEHVIECINKAKPTKEHPFVLGLPTGSTPIGMYKALVQACKEGRVSFKNVVTFNMDEYVGLPVEHPESYHSFMYRNLFDHIDCPKENVHILNGNAENWEEECCAYEAAIRAAGGIDLFIGGVGVDGHLAFNEPGSSLTSRTRRMPLTTDTRVVNSRFFDNKVENVPEFALTVGVGTVMDAREVMVLINGHGKAGALRDAVEGPVTHMRTVSALQMHENGIIVCDEAATDELKVATYKYFKDIERA
- a CDS encoding phosphotransferase enzyme family protein, with amino-acid sequence MEEKKLQQIVSHFKTKGEAKEVQPLGNGLINDTYKVTIAGENTPRYVLQRINNTVFKDVELLQKNIEQVTHHLRKKLEEKGVDDIDRRVLSFLKSETGKTYWREADETYWRMMLFIPDAYTFETVNEKYSHAAGLAFGEFQAALVDLPAQLGETIPNFHNMEVKYNQLRETMKTDPAKRLSSVLPMVNEIETHVEEMCKAERLFREGKLPKRICHCDTKVNNMMFDAEGNILCVVDLDTVMPSFVFSDYGDFLRSAANLTAEDDADLSHVGFNMNIFKAFTKGYLTSAGSFLTSIEIENLPYAAALFPFMQCVRFLNDYLCGDVYWKIKYPEHNLDRARNQFQLFKSVCEHAEEMSHFIEECTANKEKAS
- a CDS encoding carbohydrate-binding family 9-like protein, which gives rise to MKKYIAKPLFEAEVRAKDVPALLDKAGIGFEKIAEANWSTEFPYTPQVQFRLAYSGNHLLLHYQVEEDSVRAVAPTDNGRVWEDSCCEFFVSPVADNTYYNIECNCATRLLIGFGDSREGRIHAPEEVLRKVDRWSSLGYEPLEEKVGRCSWQLALAIPVDVFFRHTELSLKGKTLRANFYKCGDKLQQMHFLSWNPIDVPKPDFHRPDFFGEVVFQ
- a CDS encoding 3'-5' exonuclease, with amino-acid sequence MRTTSNWTPDASQARIIALQQGHHLVLAPPGCGKTQILTERIQQAHRQGLPYRDMLCLTFTNRAARGMAERIDHQITDEDRHEIYVGNIHRFCSRFLFENGLVPSESSIIDDDDSVSILTRYTGDDECRLAEDIRRRRGLHELVFLSHLVHQIKHGHPKNLRLHADCISEEDVKAMRKICEMEQTDFTPQALIRIYEQADIYESAAQEMTTDYATQCILLELLRKMTLAQQYEQYKKANKLLDFEDLLLLTYDALSSDQSKEYRRYSWIQVDEVQDLNPLQLAIVDAITAESSPTVMYLGDEQQAIFSFMGAQLHTLSLLRARCGDNVHHLAINHRSPKYLLDVFNTYAREVLHVDANLLPTADNHIQGTGNELQMIASSGLATELEDTARLASILQNQASQETTAIIVSANRDADEISSALRRQGLAHFKVSGEDLFATPEVKLLFAHLNLLSNPHNFIAWARLLKGLHIFEGNTAARNFVQSLFRCSMSPADLLEFPDGSYIENFLHLFDTREIVVFDTETTGLNVFEDDIVQIAAVKMRNGQVVPGSRFNVFIATERPVPQLLGSLPNPILQELTRNTLLPAAEALRQFMQYAGNGVLLGHNADYDYHILDHNLRRYCPDISLEKQHPTYLDSLRIIRLLQPHLRQYKLKALLETLQLEGENSHLADEDVMATVSLTAWCYAKAQEKIPLQRAFLAKSRVQECANALRKRYSEPYFAARSRLYIRLSQNEEAALVQELKSFRRLLSAEELLQPVKNLNYIYTFLQADLLDVSSEPSLVEQLSNHILEINTLKEADLCSSHVIDERIFVTTVHKAKGLEFDNIILFDAIDSRYPNYYTQSVPRLFNEEARRFYVAITRARRRLFVLWSLAREGFGGTSRPNQLTRFMTPILHFFTEG
- a CDS encoding DUF3109 family protein, producing MNKEIPPILQVGHVLISSDIITEKFCCDLEACKGACCIEGDAGAPVALDEVAELEAALDGVWSELSASAQGVIDRQGVVYNDRDGDLVTSIVNGKDCVFTCYEDGMCLCALERAHRMGRSAFCKPLSCALYPIRAKEFPGGIVGLNYHRWEVCRPAVKKGCELDLPIYRFLKAPLIRRFGEEWYRELCEVAEQLKR